The Armatimonadota bacterium genome contains the following window.
GGCTCATACCTTGCAAAGTTTTGTGAAGTTAGGCAAAACACCGCAACCCAAATTAGCAGCCACTTAGCAAGACTTCGCCAAGCATGAGTGGTAGCCATCCGCAATGCGTTATCTATCCCAATAGATGCAAACAACAACAGGAAGGGGACAATGGGAACGCGGTATCTTCCTGCCACAAAGAATGGCAAATAAGAAATGAAATACGACAAGATAAAGAATAAAATTAGTATTGTCACCTCATTACGATAATCAAGATTGGGGGTTTTCACGCTTTTTGGAGACCTCTTCAGCATTAGCAAACCAACCAAAGCAAATGAAAAAATTATCGAGAAATTGCCGGGAAGTATCCTCAAAATCTTTGAATTGGCTCGCTCAAGCTCGTCCTCCTTTTCATTCCCAACCTCTTTTGGTCCCCAGAATAAAAGCGCCTTTTTTCCAGTAAGCTTCAAAACGTCTAATGGATGACTTTTAATATAATTCAAAGCTTCCTTTGCAAAAAATTTCGAAGCTTCAGAATACCCAAGCCTTCTATTAAGTTTTCTCTCAAGCAAGCAAACGATAGCTGGGTAGTCATAGCAAGACCATCGCCTAATACTTGGCGAAGCCGGGGTATATCCATCAGCTGCTGGGTTATTACCAAGGAATAAATTGATTCCACCATTGGAGCAAATCAAAACGGGCTCCTTTGCCACAATGAAATTTCTAATGGTCGCCGGCAAAATAGTAACCAAAGCTCCAATTAAAAAGCCCACAATCGCGATACCCAGCGGCAGTTGCCAATTCCTTCTATGAGCCAGCCACACCACCCAAGCAATAACAACTGGAACAAAAACAAGAATATTTGGTCTAGTAAGAGCATAAATGCCTAATAATATTCCACCAGCGATTGAGCGCTTCCATGTAATCTTCTCAGTCCAAAGTGACAATATAATCATTAAGCAAAGCGCCAGACTAACAAGGAGCACTGGTTCGAGAAGCTCACCTTCGAAGTAAACGAAAACCCAATAAATAGCCATGAGGGCGGAAAATAATAAGCCTACGTTTGAATTGAACCAACGCTTTCCCAGATAAAATGCAAGAAAGCAATTAATTAATCCGATGAACATTTGGAAAATGCATGCCCATAGATGGCTTGATTTAGTAATCAGATAAACCAACGCTAGGAAATAGGGGTAGCCTGGCGGACGAAAAAAGGGCGTTGAGTTAATTTGGGGGTCTTGAAAACCCTTAGGTGGAGTCCA
Protein-coding sequences here:
- a CDS encoding tetratricopeptide repeat protein; the protein is MIEIVGTPDFASPGLDAGYHDYWARALVSGDWTPPKGFQDPQINSTPFFRPPGYPYFLALVYLITKSSHLWACIFQMFIGLINCFLAFYLGKRWFNSNVGLLFSALMAIYWVFVYFEGELLEPVLLVSLALCLMIILSLWTEKITWKRSIAGGILLGIYALTRPNILVFVPVVIAWVVWLAHRRNWQLPLGIAIVGFLIGALVTILPATIRNFIVAKEPVLICSNGGINLFLGNNPAADGYTPASPSIRRWSCYDYPAIVCLLERKLNRRLGYSEASKFFAKEALNYIKSHPLDVLKLTGKKALLFWGPKEVGNEKEDELERANSKILRILPGNFSIIFSFALVGLLMLKRSPKSVKTPNLDYRNEVTILILFFILSYFISYLPFFVAGRYRVPIVPFLLLFASIGIDNALRMATTHAWRSLAKWLLIWVAVFCLTSQNFARYEPNVAKWHFDRGVRYERTGHLMEAIREYHSAIQARPNYADAHYNLGVAFARQGRIADALNEFEETVRIRPTYAAAHFNKGVALAKMGKYEEALKALEEASRLVPDDYMAYYVLGSVHANLGQVDKAIKSLRKSLALMPDYAEAHLNLAQLLYGKGQYLEAWKEVELARKCGAEPSVSFLNALSEKLRRHDK